The following are encoded together in the Labeo rohita strain BAU-BD-2019 chromosome 17, IGBB_LRoh.1.0, whole genome shotgun sequence genome:
- the exd1 gene encoding piRNA biogenesis protein EXD1 isoform X2, translating into MATSSEECRFLDDLKRKRVKITLFDTQITGVIKRITQKKTVILEDVSEVKSGRKFPGVKIIFGHEIRKVEFTHSANQDTLGNEEYKSEIHSFKKTGLDDVHEDCVNYVVIDELHEKFGPAVMHIQAQKVIGVGADVFGQTAQERLCWLQVATKKVVYLFDVLLLGGQAFKNGLSMIMENPHVLKVVHDCRCVARCLKAEFRVNLTNVFDTQVADLMLFYNETGGFLPDRVSSLQEVLRLHLKLPTTDLLPLWTKELHRKECPEVWYVRPSTPALMNVMAASVCHLLPLRLVLLDALMSDYTILVDAFMSSYHNQSVHMEQCVPDFTKIKETEMDDSWRQGVISESAL; encoded by the exons ATGGCGACATCTTCAGAGGAGTGCAGGTTTCTGGATGATTTGAAGAGAAAACGTGTTAAAATAACTCTGTTCGATACTCAAATCACCGGCGTCATCAAGCGCATCACTCAGAAGAAGACCGTGATTTTAGAGGACG TGTCTGAAGTGAAAAGCGGACGGAAATTTCCAGGCGTCAAAATCATTTTCGGACACGAAATTCGTAAAG tGGAGTTTACCCATTCAGCCAATCAGGACACGCT TGGTAATGAAGAGTACAAATCCGAAATCCACTCGTTCAAGAAGACGGGACTAG atgaTGTACATGAGGACTGTGTCAATTATGTGGTGATTGATGAGCTTCATGAGAAGTTCGGCCCAGCA GTTATGCACATCCAAGCACAAAAAGTCATCGGGGTCGGCGCTGATGTTTTTGGACAGACTGCACAAGAGAGACTGTGCTGGCTGCAG GTGGCCACTAAGAAGGTAGTGTACCTGTTTGATGTCCTCCTGCTCGGTGGACAAGCTTTTAAAAACGGCCTGTCCATGATAATGGAGAATCCCCACGTCCTGAAG GTGGTTCACGACTGCCGCTGCGTTGCCCGATGCCTGAAAGCAGAGTTCAGGGTCAACCTCACCAACGTCTTTGACACTCAG GTCGCTGATCTCATGCTCTTCTACAACGAGACCGGAGGTTTCCTCCCGGACCGGGTCAGCTCCCTCCAGGAGGTGCTCAGACTTCACCTCAAACTCCCCACGACTGACCTGTTACCTCTGTGGACCAAAGAACTCCACCGCAAG GAGTGTCCTGAGGTGTGGTACGTCCGCCCGTCCACTCCTGCCCTGATGAACGTCATGGCCGCCTCTGTCTGTCATCTTCTCCCTCTGCGCCTCGTGCTTCTCGATGCCCTGATGTCAGATTACACCATTCTGGTCGATGCCTTCATGAGCAGCTACCACAACCAGTCTGTTCATATGGAGCAG